From Bacteroidales bacterium:
AGATATGATATCATAGTTAAACATCAGCGAATCTTTAGTAAGGCTACCTTTAAGGTTATTGCCAATGTTACAGCCAATGGTATATGCAACCGAATCATCAAATGTTTTTAATTGTATTTTCCCTGTCTGAGAATTTGCAGAATGCCCCAAAGTGATAATAATAATTAGTGCAAAAAATTTTTTCATGTGTTTTTAGTTTATTTTTTTATAAGCATACAAATTTACAAATAATAAGCTTTTATGCATTTTACAAATAACACAAATGTTATACTTAAAAATTTTATAATTTTATCCAATGACACATCTGACACTTTCCGACTTTGACATAAAGCCCGGGTATTTTGTACATGAAAGTGAACTTCATGGGACATTACACACATACCGTGTTATGTGCCTTGTTTTAATTTTATGCACAACAACAAAACTTGAAAAAGAAACCCTACCCGCTCTTTTTGCTGCTTTTTTACATGATATGTCCCGCAGGCACGATGGCTTTTGTATGATGCACGGGCCAAGAGCTGCCAGAGAAAAAGTCCCGCAGTTTTTTTCTTTATTTAAAAAATATGGTATAACAGAAGAGGATATTAAGGTTATTAAAACTGCCATATCTTATCATTCGCAAATTATCGAAGTTCGGAAAAGCCATCCCCATTATAAAGTAACAGCATTATTGAAAGATGCTGATGCTCTGGACCGTATCCGTATGGGAAAAGGAAATCTCAATCCCAAACTTTTAAGATTCCCTGAGACTTATCATCTTATTGATTTTTCGCACAATTTTTACTACGAGAGTTTAAAAACAACAAATAAAGGATTTGACAACATTTTGAAAATAGCAGAGACATTATCAGGCTTGCAACTTGTTTACAGATAAAAAAAAGAGACTGGCATTATTTGCCAGCCTCTTAATGAAACAATAAAATATTTTTACTCAAGTTTTATTTTAGCAAACCAGATGACTTTACCGGATTTATTAGAGCCGAAAAACACTAACATTCCGGGCTCGGCTTCGAGGTATGGAAATTTTGGGTCCAGGAAATATTCCTTATCCCCGAAAGAAGTAAAATCACTTAAAGTACCGGCATTCATATCTATTTTCCCCACCCTCGGATAGGTCAGTATCTTTTTAAAGAAATCTGATTTTGCCTTGATTTCCTGCACAATCCAATATGTGTTATTAGGGTTTA
This genomic window contains:
- a CDS encoding HD domain-containing protein produces the protein MTHLTLSDFDIKPGYFVHESELHGTLHTYRVMCLVLILCTTTKLEKETLPALFAAFLHDMSRRHDGFCMMHGPRAAREKVPQFFSLFKKYGITEEDIKVIKTAISYHSQIIEVRKSHPHYKVTALLKDADALDRIRMGKGNLNPKLLRFPETYHLIDFSHNFYYESLKTTNKGFDNILKIAETLSGLQLVYR